The Montipora capricornis isolate CH-2021 chromosome 1, ASM3666992v2, whole genome shotgun sequence genome contains a region encoding:
- the LOC138033124 gene encoding uncharacterized protein isoform X2 produces MVAFLNSHDDSMSDMTRELYEGVCCIHHQGLRAEYESALKEITKSLSMKKIVTPHGILVIKDSQFLTLRLEWRRFKVEYNGSEVYNGLCEGDMPFETSSSLLKIDVDIMPAVSVEDFSLLSDLHGFPRHITGIIENPKFHLVCKVSGQSPNAPYLHISHAPTEVFLVNHLHPIHKACYKVLKYLLTRGTHINQVGGAINLSSYVFKTAVLYHEFDKLCTGPPDIVKCCTEIISYIRDILRKGVFPSFLMRSINVWGQCYTLPDIFHWTLRNLDPEICSFDWCLVLWFQFLRQCLAKALKIFQKVELQLQVIEEESNSTSLDNSFSNSLSRTQLLVEYIPNRYDPFLDEFAVLREDMLVITTKFSHDADSVIGQPPSDRVWELVLPFFPEFLSIIESKCDRKVSIPRENLE; encoded by the coding sequence ATGGTGGCTTTCCTCAATAGTCATGATGATTCCATGTCGGACATGACCAGAGAGCTCTACGAGGGCGTTTGCTGCATCCACCACCAAGGGCTTCGTGCAGAGTACGAGAGCGCTCTCAAGGAGATTACAAAATCACTGTCAATGAAGAAAATTGTGACACCACATGGTATCCTGGTCATAAAGGATTCACAGTTTCTAACCCTAAGACTGGAGTGGCGTAGGTTCAAGGTTGAGTACAATGGATCTGAAGTATACAATGGACTTTGTGAAGGAGATATGCCATTTGAGACATCCTCTTCTTTACTGAAAATTGATGTTGATATTATGCCAGCGGTTTCTGTGGAGGACTTTTCTCTTCTAAGCGACCTTCATGGGTTCCCTAGGCACATAACTGGAATAATAGAAAACCCAAAGTTTCATCTGGTGTGCAAAGTATCTGGCCAGTCACCAAATGCACCCTATCTTCATATTTCGCATGCTCCCACGGAGGTTTTCCTTGTGAACCATCTGCACCCAATCCATAAAGCATGCTACAAAGTACTGAAATATCTTTTAACACGTGGCACGCATATCAACCAAGTAGGAGGGGCCATTAACTTGTCATCCTACGTGTTTAAAACTGCGGTACTTTACCATGAATTTGACAAACTGTGCACAGGACCTCCTGACATTGTGAAATGTTGCACAGAGATTATATCTTACATAAGAGACATCTTAAGGAAGGGCGTTTTCCCCTCATTCCTGATGAGATCGATTAATGTGTGGGGTCAGTGTTATACACTCCCTGATATATTTCACTGGACGCTAAGAAATCTGGATCCAGAAATTTGTTCTTTTGACTGGTGTTTAGTTCTGTGGTTTCAATTTTTGAGGCAATGTCTTGCCAAGGCGCTGAAAATATTTCAGAAAGTAGAACTGCAATTACAAGTTATTGAGGAAGAATCCAACAGCACTTCACTTGATAATTCTTTTTCAAACTCCTTGTCTCGGACTCAGTTGTTAGTGGAATATATTCCAAATAGGTATGATCCATTTTTAGATGAGTTCGCAGTGTTAAGAGAGGATATGTTAGTCATCACAACCAAGTTCTCTCATGATGCAGATTCTGTGATTGGCCAACCTCCTTCAGACAGAGTTTGGGAACTGGTTCTGCCTTTTTTCCCAGAATTTCTCAGCATAATTGAAAGTAAGTGTGACAGGAAAGTAAGCATCCCAAGAGAAAATCTGGAATAA
- the LOC138033124 gene encoding uncharacterized protein isoform X1, protein MTLAKFLEHVEKNKCDLCFDPVTINHIYRATNLIVQHVVDYIGRLKSHLTVKEVLSIGSFPEGTKIACPNEFDFMACFDFLSWRETVRIEGTEGCQPGYMVAFLNSHDDSMSDMTRELYEGVCCIHHQGLRAEYESALKEITKSLSMKKIVTPHGILVIKDSQFLTLRLEWRRFKVEYNGSEVYNGLCEGDMPFETSSSLLKIDVDIMPAVSVEDFSLLSDLHGFPRHITGIIENPKFHLVCKVSGQSPNAPYLHISHAPTEVFLVNHLHPIHKACYKVLKYLLTRGTHINQVGGAINLSSYVFKTAVLYHEFDKLCTGPPDIVKCCTEIISYIRDILRKGVFPSFLMRSINVWGQCYTLPDIFHWTLRNLDPEICSFDWCLVLWFQFLRQCLAKALKIFQKVELQLQVIEEESNSTSLDNSFSNSLSRTQLLVEYIPNRYDPFLDEFAVLREDMLVITTKFSHDADSVIGQPPSDRVWELVLPFFPEFLSIIESKCDRKVSIPRENLE, encoded by the coding sequence gtgacctgtgtttcgACCCTGTAACCATCAATCACATCTACAGAGCAACAAATCTGATTGTGCAGCACGTGGTGGATTACATAGGGAGACTTAAGTCACACCTTACAGTTAAGGAAGTCCTAAGTATTGGCAGTTTTCCAGAGGGAACTAAGATTGCTTGTCCAAATGAGTTTGACTTCATGGCatgttttgattttctttcttggAGGGAAACTGTACGGATAGAGGGTACCGAAGGGTGTCAGCCAGGCTACATGGTGGCTTTCCTCAATAGTCATGATGATTCCATGTCGGACATGACCAGAGAGCTCTACGAGGGCGTTTGCTGCATCCACCACCAAGGGCTTCGTGCAGAGTACGAGAGCGCTCTCAAGGAGATTACAAAATCACTGTCAATGAAGAAAATTGTGACACCACATGGTATCCTGGTCATAAAGGATTCACAGTTTCTAACCCTAAGACTGGAGTGGCGTAGGTTCAAGGTTGAGTACAATGGATCTGAAGTATACAATGGACTTTGTGAAGGAGATATGCCATTTGAGACATCCTCTTCTTTACTGAAAATTGATGTTGATATTATGCCAGCGGTTTCTGTGGAGGACTTTTCTCTTCTAAGCGACCTTCATGGGTTCCCTAGGCACATAACTGGAATAATAGAAAACCCAAAGTTTCATCTGGTGTGCAAAGTATCTGGCCAGTCACCAAATGCACCCTATCTTCATATTTCGCATGCTCCCACGGAGGTTTTCCTTGTGAACCATCTGCACCCAATCCATAAAGCATGCTACAAAGTACTGAAATATCTTTTAACACGTGGCACGCATATCAACCAAGTAGGAGGGGCCATTAACTTGTCATCCTACGTGTTTAAAACTGCGGTACTTTACCATGAATTTGACAAACTGTGCACAGGACCTCCTGACATTGTGAAATGTTGCACAGAGATTATATCTTACATAAGAGACATCTTAAGGAAGGGCGTTTTCCCCTCATTCCTGATGAGATCGATTAATGTGTGGGGTCAGTGTTATACACTCCCTGATATATTTCACTGGACGCTAAGAAATCTGGATCCAGAAATTTGTTCTTTTGACTGGTGTTTAGTTCTGTGGTTTCAATTTTTGAGGCAATGTCTTGCCAAGGCGCTGAAAATATTTCAGAAAGTAGAACTGCAATTACAAGTTATTGAGGAAGAATCCAACAGCACTTCACTTGATAATTCTTTTTCAAACTCCTTGTCTCGGACTCAGTTGTTAGTGGAATATATTCCAAATAGGTATGATCCATTTTTAGATGAGTTCGCAGTGTTAAGAGAGGATATGTTAGTCATCACAACCAAGTTCTCTCATGATGCAGATTCTGTGATTGGCCAACCTCCTTCAGACAGAGTTTGGGAACTGGTTCTGCCTTTTTTCCCAGAATTTCTCAGCATAATTGAAAGTAAGTGTGACAGGAAAGTAAGCATCCCAAGAGAAAATCTGGAATAA